In the Halobellus sp. MBLA0158 genome, one interval contains:
- a CDS encoding type II toxin-antitoxin system RelE family toxin, translating into MTEVEWTPKALDLLEGLESEAQERLVKKLDEAKDWTSHRLEKLTGYPYYKLRAGDYRAIITWDRDEDVLIVEAVGHRRNIYDRHLPP; encoded by the coding sequence ATGACTGAGGTCGAGTGGACACCGAAAGCACTCGATTTGCTGGAGGGACTCGAATCGGAAGCGCAAGAGCGGTTGGTGAAGAAACTCGACGAGGCGAAAGACTGGACCTCCCACCGACTCGAAAAGCTCACCGGCTACCCGTACTACAAGCTTCGTGCCGGTGACTACCGTGCGATCATCACGTGGGACCGAGACGAGGATGTCCTCATCGTCGAGGCGGTCGGGCATCGGCGGAATATCTACGACCGTCACCTCCCACCGTAA